From a single Rosa rugosa chromosome 7, drRosRugo1.1, whole genome shotgun sequence genomic region:
- the LOC133720750 gene encoding methionine--tRNA ligase, chloroplastic/mitochondrial isoform X1: protein MAAAAAAGARINCFFLNPINPLNSKTTARFTTHLHFRLSRKTPPTFCTRASATTPDETSAAPANDPFVLTTPLYYVNAPPHMGSAYTTIAADAIARFQRLLGKRVIFITGTDEHGEKIAAAAAANNSAPAQHCDLISQSYITLWKNLDIGYDKFIRTTDPKHEAIVKEFYSRVLDNGDIYRADYQGLYCINCEEYKDEKELLENNCCPTHLKPCVARKEDNFFFALSKYQKRLEETLAKNPNFVQPSYRLNEVQSWIKSGLRDFSISRALVDWGIPVPNDSKQTIYVWFDALLGYISALSEDIEQPSLDRAVSSGWPASLHLIGKDILRFHAVYWPAMLMSAGLGLPKMVFGHGFLTKDGMKMGKSLGNTIEPNDLVEKFGSDAVRYFFVREVEFGGDGDYSEDRFINIVNAHLANSIGNLLNRTLGLLKKNCQSTLVIDSSIAAEGTTFKDTVEKLVEKARVDYENLSLSSACEAVLEISNAGNSYMDGRAPWSLFKQGGAASEAAAKDLVIILEAMRVIAIALSPVTPSLSWRIYRQLGYSKDQFDAATWSDTRWGGLIGGQVMAQPQPIFARIESQTEEENRVDAPKKVKKNKLPQSQQVVEA, encoded by the exons atggcggcagcagcagcagcaggggCTAGAATAAACTGCTTTTTCTTAAACCCCATAAATCCCCTCAACTCCAAAACCACCGCCCGTTTCACCACCCACCTCCACTTTCGTCTTTCAAGAAAAACGCCACCCACCTTTTGCACACGCGCCTCCGCCACTACTCCCGACGAAACATCCGCCGCCCCCGCCAATGACCCTTTTGTCCTCACGACTCCTCTTTATTACGTGAACGCCCCTCCCCACATGGGCAGTGCCTACACCACCATCGCCGCCGACGCCATTGCTCGCTTCCAGAGGCTGCTGGGCAAGAGAGTCATTTTCATTACCGGGACTGATGAACACGGTGAAAAGATTGCTGCCGCTGCTGCAGCTAATAACTCCGCCCCTGCACAACACTGCGACCTCATTTCACAGTCTTACATCACTCTCTGGAAAAAT TTGGATATAGGTTATGACAAGTTCATTCGGACAACTGATCCCAAGCATGAAGCGATTGTGAAGGAGTTTTACTCTAGGGTCCTTGACAATGGAGACATTTATAGGGCTGACTATCAGGGACTTTATTGTATCAACTGTGAAGAGTATAAG GATGAGAAAGAACTGCTTGAGAATAACTGTTGCCCCACGCATCTAAAGCCATGTGTTGCACGGAAAGAGGATAATTTCTTCTTTGCATTGTCCAAGTATCAGAAGCGACTGGAAGAAACTTTGGCAAAAAATCCAAATTTCGTGCAGCCTTCATACCGTCTTAATGAG GTGCAAAGTTGGATTAAAAGCGGCCTAAGAGACTTTTCCATTTCTCGAGCATTAGTGGATTGGGGCATCCCGGTTCCTAATGATAGCAAGCAAACCATATATGTTTGGTTTGATGCTCTATTGGG TTATATATCAGCACTTTCAGAGGATATCGAGCAACCTAGTTTAGATAGAGCTGTTTCGTCAGGATGGCCTGCCTCGCTACACTTGATTGGCAAG GATATTTTACGTTTCCATGCAGTATACTGGCCAGCTATGCTAATGTCTGCTGGACTGGGCCTTCCTAAGATGGTGTTTGGCCATGGGTTTTTGACAAAG GATGGTATGAAGATGGGGAAGTCACTAGGGAATACAATTGAACCAAatgatttggttgaaaaattcgGGTCTGATGCGGTCAGGTACTTCTTCGTCAGGGAGGTGGAATTTGGTGGTGATGGGGATTATTCAGAAGATCGTTTCATCAATATTGTCAATGCTCATCTTGCCAATTCAATCG GAAATCTGCTTAACCGCACTCTGGGGCTTCTTAAGAAGAACTGCCAATCTACTTTGGTAATTGATTCAAGTATCGCAGCTGAAGGAACTACATTCAAGGACACTGTGGAGAAGTTG GTTGAAAAAGCTCGGGTTGATTATGAAAACCTCTCACTATCATCAGCTTGTGAGGCTGTTCTTGAGATCAGCAATGCTGGAAATTCATACATGGATGGGCGTGCACCATGGTCTCTCTTTAAGCAAGGGGGTGCTGCAAGTGAAGCTGCTGCAAAG GACCTTGTGATAATACTAGAAGCAATGAGGGTTATAGCTATTGCATTATCCCCCGTCACACCAAGTTTAAGTTGGAGAATATATCGACAGCTTGGCTACTCAAAGGATCAGTTTGATGCTGCTACCTGG AGTGACACCAGGTGGGGTGGGCTTATAGGTGGTCAGGTCATGGCTCAACCTCAACCGATCTTTGCAAGGATTGAAAGccaaacagaagaagaaaataggGTCGACGCACCCAAAAAGGTGAAAAAGAACAAGTTACCACAGTCTCAACAGGTGGTTGAAGCTTAA
- the LOC133723102 gene encoding protein FAR1-RELATED SEQUENCE 5-like: protein MPGGSPPKMIITDQDPAMKIAIAQVLPNTFHRYCSWHILNKFSEKIGAVKCNDYYDDFRSCVWNSEMTEEFDKKWKEVVDQKSSLSDNGWLQSIYDIRASWVPAYSNHIFSTGMSSNQRAESCHSFFKKYVDKNSLLYFMIRFNRGLVHQRHQELVSTHIDANEEPQLNTPHPMESQMSGIYTRACFQQFQSEFYISFFNYRFQLMREDDNQRFYLVKKRSDHIQKDREIVYDKHMDLASCTCKKFQSEGIPCRHILGYLLKVQEVDYLPDQYILKRWTKVANATIVKDLDGLVITDTNALVVKRSKLFHHASLVIDKVLTSPDEAQTMFIEALDSVLDKLKQMQVNSSERASIGKKLPSDVQHRYNEPKIIKAKGSGKRLKKTKEKTERKRSSTRKCHGCGLYGQLHDKRNCPALSMPKDSSLLDEYVEEDDEPISTDEGDSSNSFDEDHDN from the exons ATGCCAGGAGGAAGTCCCCCAAAAATGATAATTACTGATCAAGATCCTGCTATGAAGATTGCCATTGCCCAAGTTCTTCCTAACACATTCCATAGGTATTGCAGTTGGCACATATTAAATAAGTTTTCTGAAAAGATAGGTGCAGTCAAATGTAATGATTATTATGATGACTTTAGAAGTTGTGTATGGAACTCTGAGATGACAGAAGAATTTGATAAGAAGTGGAAGGAAGTTGTTGATCAGAAGAGTAGTTTAAGTGACAATGGATGGCTTCAATCAATTTATGACATTCGAGCATCATGGGTGCCTGCATACTCTAATCACATTTTCTCGACTGGAATGTCAAGTAACCAACGTGCTGAAAGTTGTCATTCATTTTTCAAGAAGTATGTTGACAAAAATTCATTACTATACTTTATGATTCGCTTTAATAGAGGACTTGTACATCAACGTCATCAAGAGTTAGTTTCTACCCATATTGATGCAAATGAAGAGCCTCAGTTGAATACTCCTCATCCTATGGAATCTCAAATGTCTGGAATTTATACTCGTGCCTGTTTCCAACAATTTCAAAGTGAGTTCTATATTAGCTTTTTCAATTACAGGTTTCAACTTATGAGAGAGGATGACAATCAAAGATTTTACTTGGTCAAGAAAAGAAGTGATCATATTCAAAAGGATCGAGAAATTGTTTATGACAAGCATATGGACCTTGCTTCATGCACTTGCAAAAAATTTCAAAGTGAAGGAATCCCTTGTAGGCACATCTTGGGATATTTGCTGAAAGTTCAGGAAGTAGATTACTTGCCTGACCAATATATTTTGAAGAGATGGACTAAAGTTGCAAATGCTACTATAGTTAAGGACCTAGATGGGTTGGTGATAACAGATACAAATGCATTGGTGGTGAAGCGTAGTAAATTATTTCATCATGCTTCACTTGTTATTGACAAAGTCCTTACAAGTCCTGATGAAGCTCAGACCATGTTTATCGAAGCTCTTGACAGTGTGCTTGATAAGCTCAAACAAATGCAAGTCAATAGTAGTGAAAGGGCGAGTATCGGTAAGAAGTTGCCAAGTGATGTTCAACATAGGTATAACGAGCCAAAGATTATCAAAGCAAAGGGTTCTGGAAAAAGGCTTAAGAAAACAAAGGAGaagacagagagaaagagaagtagTACAAGGAAATGTCATGGATGTGGTTTGTATGGGCAATTACATGATAAACGGAACTGTCCAGCGCTTAGTATGCCTAAAGATAG TTCTCTTCTTGACGAATATGTGGAAGAGGATGACGAGCCAATATCAACTGATGAAGGTGACAGCTCCAATTCATTCGATGAAGATCATGACAATTAA
- the LOC133720751 gene encoding short integuments 2, mitochondrial, with protein sequence MGPGGLKEVVKKLAEMEFISGGGAINWFPGHMAAATTAIRERLKLADLVIEVRDARIPLSSANQDLQPQLRSKRSLVALNKKDLANPNIMHRWTRFFESSGKDCLPISAHSKSSVSKLLELVEYKLKEVISREPTLLVMVVGVPNVGKSALINSIHQIASSRFPVQGKMKRATVGPLPGVTQDIAGYKIAHQPSIYVLDTPGVLVPSIPDIETGLKLALAGSVKDSVVGEDRIAQYLLAVLNTRRTPLHWRNSHNSRTEGIRYEAEEKVDYSLKNLRPRRKLPNKSDVLYIEDLVTKVQCALYSTLSEFDGSVDDEADLEVLIDQQFEALQNALKIANKGPEARLMVSKKFLTLFRTGKLGPFILDDVPDSNLP encoded by the exons ATGGGCCCAGGAGGATTGAAGGAAGTGGTGAAGAAGTTGGCAGAGATGGAGTTCATCAGCGGCGGCGGAGCCATCAACTGGTTCCCAGGCCACATGGCTGCTGCCACCACCGCCATCCGCGAGCGCCTGAAGCTCGCCGACCTCGTCATTGAGGTCCGCGACGCTCGCATTCCCTTGTCCTCTGCCAATCAGGACCTTCAGCCCCAACTCCGCTCCAAACGCTCCCTTGTTGCCCTCAACAAGAAGGACCTCGCCAACCCCAATATCATGCAC AGATGGACTCGGTTTTTCGAATCGTCCGGGAAAGATTGCTTACCCATAAGTGCACATAGCAAGAGTTCTGTTTCCAAG CTTCTTGAGCTGGTGGAGTATAAACTGAAGGAGGTAATTTCAAGGGAGCCCACCCTGCTTGTTATGGTCGTTGGCGTTCCTAATGTTGGCAAATCAGCACTGATTAATTCTATTCATCAGATTGCGTCGTCTCGCTTTCCTG TGCAGGGGAAGATGAAGCGAGCTACGGTCGGTCCATTGCCTGGTGTTACTCAAGACATTGCTGGATACAAG ATTGCTCATCAGCCTAGCATATATGTTCTTGACACTCCAGGTGTATTGGTTCCAAGTATCCCGGACATAGAGACAGGGTTAAAGCTAGCTCTTGCAG GATCTGTTAAAGATTCAGTGGTGGGGGAGGATCGTATTGCTCAATACTTACTTGCAGTTCTAAATACTAGAAGGACTCCTCTTCACTGGCGGAACTCACATAATAGCAGAACGGAAGGCATTCGATATGAAGCTGAGGAAAAAGTTGACTATAGTCTTAAAAATCTTCGACCAAGGAGGAAGCTGCCAAATAAGTCTGATGTGCTCTACATTGAG GATCTTGTAACGAAAGTACAGTGTGCACTCTATTCGACTCTGTCAGAATTTGATGGCAGTGTAGATGATGAAGCTGACTTGGAGGTGCTTATAGATCAGCAGTTTGAAGCACTGCAGAACGCACTGAAGATAGCTAACAAGGGGCCAGAAGCTCGGTTGATGGTATCGAAAAAATTTCTTACCTTATTTAGAACAGGGAAGTTAGGTCCTTTCATCCTTGATGATGTCCCGGATTCTAATTTACCTTAA
- the LOC133723101 gene encoding NAC domain-containing protein JA2L-like → MYFFSPRDRKYPNGKLPSRITGEGDGLWKATGKDLEIFSQKWKAIGARKTLVFYDLKSKHGAKKTNWIMHEYTIDENISPSTSTTRAPGDNRLDDWVLCKVYPSKMSKPKPNTGDGGKTEMIDSEPLEQDLPVLESPATPNLGEQVNVSNESVQALYNGVMTVPYGSTTGYVSQEVTNLGARSLAHHQQNLSLLPSFSQLPVINNVSSAISSLAGGDNNNGTITTPNDGSNGSEKVINLHKNLHADHQQDLPSLQNSSKPSVINSVGSAIASLAGSPVFPDFQQVPRGFGAQFGTNIAPITGIQAHQSPHGIGPLQSRPSLDNGCLPPLPQCYYYYDDRGYSSF, encoded by the exons ATGTACTTCTTCAGCCCAAGGGATCGGAAGTATCCGAATGGTAAGCTTCCGAGCCGCATAACTGGTGAAGGTGATGGATTATGGAAGGCAACTGGTAAAGACTTGGaaattttcagtcaaaagtGGAAGGCAATTGGAGCCAGGAAGACCCTGGTCTTTTATGATCTGAAATCAAAACATGGAGCAAAAAAGACCaattggattatgcatgaataCACAATCGACGAAAACATCTCACCCTCCACAAGCACCACTAGAGCTCCTGGGGACAACAGG TTGGATGATTGGGTTTTGTGCAAGGTGTATCCAAGTAAGATGTCTAAACCTAAACCAAATACTGGGGATGGAGGGAAAACAGAGATGATAGATTCAGAGCCATTAGAGCAGGATCTTCCAGTGCTCGAAAGCCCTGCGACTCCAAACCTAGGTGAACAAGTTAACGTGAGCAATGAAAGTGTGCAAGCATTATACAATGGAGTCATGACAGTACCATATGGCTCTACTACTGGTTATGTGTCTCAAGAGGTGACAAATTTAGGTGCAAGGTCGCTTGCTCATCATCAACAAAACCTGTCATTGCTTCCAAGCTTTTCGCAGCTTCCAGTTATTAATAATGTTAGCTCTGCTATTTCCAGCCTTGCTGGAGGAGACAACAACAATGGAACGATCACCACACCAAATGATGGTTCAAATGGATCTGAAAAGGTGATAAATTTGCATAAAAACTTGCATGCAGATCATCAGCAAGACCTTCCATCACTTCAAAACTCTTCGAAGCCCTCTGTTATTAACAGCGTTGGGTCTGCTATTGCCAGTCTTGCCGGCAGTCCAGTGTTTCCTGATTTCCAACAGGTTCCTCGTGGTTTTGGAGCTCAATTTGGGACAAATATAGCTCCCATAACTGGAATCCAAGCACATCAGTCCCCTCATGGAATTGGACCTCTTCAATCTCGGCCAAGTTTGGACAATGGCTGCCTCCCTCCATTACCGCAGTGTTATTACTATTATGATGATCGAGGATATAGTTCCTTTTGA
- the LOC133720750 gene encoding methionine--tRNA ligase, chloroplastic/mitochondrial isoform X2: MAAAAAAGARINCFFLNPINPLNSKTTARFTTHLHFRLSRKTPPTFCTRASATTPDETSAAPANDPFVLTTPLYYVNAPPHMGSAYTTIAADAIARFQRLLGKRVIFITGTDEHGEKIAAAAAANNSAPAQHCDLISQSYITLWKNLDIGYDKFIRTTDPKHEAIVKEFYSRVLDNGDIYRADYQGLYCINCEEYKDEKELLENNCCPTHLKPCVARKEDNFFFALSKYQKRLEETLAKNPNFVQPSYRLNEVQSWIKSGLRDFSISRALVDWGIPVPNDSKQTIYVWFDALLGYISALSEDIEQPSLDRAVSSGWPASLHLIGKDGMKMGKSLGNTIEPNDLVEKFGSDAVRYFFVREVEFGGDGDYSEDRFINIVNAHLANSIGNLLNRTLGLLKKNCQSTLVIDSSIAAEGTTFKDTVEKLVEKARVDYENLSLSSACEAVLEISNAGNSYMDGRAPWSLFKQGGAASEAAAKDLVIILEAMRVIAIALSPVTPSLSWRIYRQLGYSKDQFDAATWSDTRWGGLIGGQVMAQPQPIFARIESQTEEENRVDAPKKVKKNKLPQSQQVVEA; encoded by the exons atggcggcagcagcagcagcaggggCTAGAATAAACTGCTTTTTCTTAAACCCCATAAATCCCCTCAACTCCAAAACCACCGCCCGTTTCACCACCCACCTCCACTTTCGTCTTTCAAGAAAAACGCCACCCACCTTTTGCACACGCGCCTCCGCCACTACTCCCGACGAAACATCCGCCGCCCCCGCCAATGACCCTTTTGTCCTCACGACTCCTCTTTATTACGTGAACGCCCCTCCCCACATGGGCAGTGCCTACACCACCATCGCCGCCGACGCCATTGCTCGCTTCCAGAGGCTGCTGGGCAAGAGAGTCATTTTCATTACCGGGACTGATGAACACGGTGAAAAGATTGCTGCCGCTGCTGCAGCTAATAACTCCGCCCCTGCACAACACTGCGACCTCATTTCACAGTCTTACATCACTCTCTGGAAAAAT TTGGATATAGGTTATGACAAGTTCATTCGGACAACTGATCCCAAGCATGAAGCGATTGTGAAGGAGTTTTACTCTAGGGTCCTTGACAATGGAGACATTTATAGGGCTGACTATCAGGGACTTTATTGTATCAACTGTGAAGAGTATAAG GATGAGAAAGAACTGCTTGAGAATAACTGTTGCCCCACGCATCTAAAGCCATGTGTTGCACGGAAAGAGGATAATTTCTTCTTTGCATTGTCCAAGTATCAGAAGCGACTGGAAGAAACTTTGGCAAAAAATCCAAATTTCGTGCAGCCTTCATACCGTCTTAATGAG GTGCAAAGTTGGATTAAAAGCGGCCTAAGAGACTTTTCCATTTCTCGAGCATTAGTGGATTGGGGCATCCCGGTTCCTAATGATAGCAAGCAAACCATATATGTTTGGTTTGATGCTCTATTGGG TTATATATCAGCACTTTCAGAGGATATCGAGCAACCTAGTTTAGATAGAGCTGTTTCGTCAGGATGGCCTGCCTCGCTACACTTGATTGGCAAG GATGGTATGAAGATGGGGAAGTCACTAGGGAATACAATTGAACCAAatgatttggttgaaaaattcgGGTCTGATGCGGTCAGGTACTTCTTCGTCAGGGAGGTGGAATTTGGTGGTGATGGGGATTATTCAGAAGATCGTTTCATCAATATTGTCAATGCTCATCTTGCCAATTCAATCG GAAATCTGCTTAACCGCACTCTGGGGCTTCTTAAGAAGAACTGCCAATCTACTTTGGTAATTGATTCAAGTATCGCAGCTGAAGGAACTACATTCAAGGACACTGTGGAGAAGTTG GTTGAAAAAGCTCGGGTTGATTATGAAAACCTCTCACTATCATCAGCTTGTGAGGCTGTTCTTGAGATCAGCAATGCTGGAAATTCATACATGGATGGGCGTGCACCATGGTCTCTCTTTAAGCAAGGGGGTGCTGCAAGTGAAGCTGCTGCAAAG GACCTTGTGATAATACTAGAAGCAATGAGGGTTATAGCTATTGCATTATCCCCCGTCACACCAAGTTTAAGTTGGAGAATATATCGACAGCTTGGCTACTCAAAGGATCAGTTTGATGCTGCTACCTGG AGTGACACCAGGTGGGGTGGGCTTATAGGTGGTCAGGTCATGGCTCAACCTCAACCGATCTTTGCAAGGATTGAAAGccaaacagaagaagaaaataggGTCGACGCACCCAAAAAGGTGAAAAAGAACAAGTTACCACAGTCTCAACAGGTGGTTGAAGCTTAA
- the LOC133720750 gene encoding methionine--tRNA ligase, chloroplastic/mitochondrial isoform X3, which translates to MAAAAAAGARINCFFLNPINPLNSKTTARFTTHLHFRLSRKTPPTFCTRASATTPDETSAAPANDPFVLTTPLYYVNAPPHMGSAYTTIAADAIARFQRLLGKRVIFITGTDEHGEKIAAAAAANNSAPAQHCDLISQSYITLWKNLDIGYDKFIRTTDPKHEAIVKEFYSRVLDNGDIYRADYQGLYCINCEEYKDEKELLENNCCPTHLKPCVARKEDNFFFALSKYQKRLEETLAKNPNFVQPSYRLNEVQSWIKSGLRDFSISRALVDWGIPVPNDSKQTIYVWFDALLGYISALSEDIEQPSLDRAVSSGWPASLHLIGKDILRFHAVYWPAMLMSAGLGLPKMVFGHGFLTKDGMKMGKSLGNTIEPNDLVEKFGSDAVRYFFVREVEFGGDGDYSEDRFINIVNAHLANSIGNLLNRTLGLLKKNCQSTLVIDSSIAAEGTTFKDTVEKLVEKARVDYENLSLSSACEAVLEISNAGNSYMDGRAPWSLFKQGGAASEAAAKVVICMS; encoded by the exons atggcggcagcagcagcagcaggggCTAGAATAAACTGCTTTTTCTTAAACCCCATAAATCCCCTCAACTCCAAAACCACCGCCCGTTTCACCACCCACCTCCACTTTCGTCTTTCAAGAAAAACGCCACCCACCTTTTGCACACGCGCCTCCGCCACTACTCCCGACGAAACATCCGCCGCCCCCGCCAATGACCCTTTTGTCCTCACGACTCCTCTTTATTACGTGAACGCCCCTCCCCACATGGGCAGTGCCTACACCACCATCGCCGCCGACGCCATTGCTCGCTTCCAGAGGCTGCTGGGCAAGAGAGTCATTTTCATTACCGGGACTGATGAACACGGTGAAAAGATTGCTGCCGCTGCTGCAGCTAATAACTCCGCCCCTGCACAACACTGCGACCTCATTTCACAGTCTTACATCACTCTCTGGAAAAAT TTGGATATAGGTTATGACAAGTTCATTCGGACAACTGATCCCAAGCATGAAGCGATTGTGAAGGAGTTTTACTCTAGGGTCCTTGACAATGGAGACATTTATAGGGCTGACTATCAGGGACTTTATTGTATCAACTGTGAAGAGTATAAG GATGAGAAAGAACTGCTTGAGAATAACTGTTGCCCCACGCATCTAAAGCCATGTGTTGCACGGAAAGAGGATAATTTCTTCTTTGCATTGTCCAAGTATCAGAAGCGACTGGAAGAAACTTTGGCAAAAAATCCAAATTTCGTGCAGCCTTCATACCGTCTTAATGAG GTGCAAAGTTGGATTAAAAGCGGCCTAAGAGACTTTTCCATTTCTCGAGCATTAGTGGATTGGGGCATCCCGGTTCCTAATGATAGCAAGCAAACCATATATGTTTGGTTTGATGCTCTATTGGG TTATATATCAGCACTTTCAGAGGATATCGAGCAACCTAGTTTAGATAGAGCTGTTTCGTCAGGATGGCCTGCCTCGCTACACTTGATTGGCAAG GATATTTTACGTTTCCATGCAGTATACTGGCCAGCTATGCTAATGTCTGCTGGACTGGGCCTTCCTAAGATGGTGTTTGGCCATGGGTTTTTGACAAAG GATGGTATGAAGATGGGGAAGTCACTAGGGAATACAATTGAACCAAatgatttggttgaaaaattcgGGTCTGATGCGGTCAGGTACTTCTTCGTCAGGGAGGTGGAATTTGGTGGTGATGGGGATTATTCAGAAGATCGTTTCATCAATATTGTCAATGCTCATCTTGCCAATTCAATCG GAAATCTGCTTAACCGCACTCTGGGGCTTCTTAAGAAGAACTGCCAATCTACTTTGGTAATTGATTCAAGTATCGCAGCTGAAGGAACTACATTCAAGGACACTGTGGAGAAGTTG GTTGAAAAAGCTCGGGTTGATTATGAAAACCTCTCACTATCATCAGCTTGTGAGGCTGTTCTTGAGATCAGCAATGCTGGAAATTCATACATGGATGGGCGTGCACCATGGTCTCTCTTTAAGCAAGGGGGTGCTGCAAGTGAAGCTGCTGCAAAGGTGGTCATTTGCATGTCATAA